In one Plasmodium falciparum 3D7 genome assembly, chromosome: 14 genomic region, the following are encoded:
- a CDS encoding RAP protein, putative, with translation MLLKRGKTFFYSQIKIRRFFCDGKNNYINNSYSNYIPVNKNIKNNNNNNYQDDNEVNKKNIKSGDIPKDDVKLKTSQHIQYNSNNYTKKNYVHNYENKYNNDKISVNPNMNQMENNMTHNEINDEYFHDNYYNEENKYGNDDRHKLDYPNTNNNYNNINDLDDIHNMYNDTTSNKNMKDLKKRKENREHNKNVDERSYKNADYNNNYLNYNHNKEYNMHNNMSPYNNENIKTKEDYIKDKQKSNNYFDNKNIYHNSQDYSYDNNISNDIPLNDKDNFLNDQSNEHKYENIEKNIKENSNVKENNEEIIMNRKLNKQNDEKDNMENHIIDNNKINQDDNNTCSDKNTSSEWIENEEDIPNVFEVDENLTEEEKKEKLKLIKLITEKLASPLKATSDNKNQNESVQNGNVQNENVQNENDNKKEEENSLFADDRPIAIEVDGPSHFYANSNRYTTYTKLKHRILTKLGYNVIHISYIDWRKLRNKSEREEFILKKLKEKNDEFLDDEDRTYYNERMNMIKDDYVKYMNDKKASTN, from the exons atgttGTTGAAGAGGGGAAagacttttttttattctcaaATAAAAATCCGTCGCTTTTTTTGTGATGGAAAAAACAACTACATTAATAATAGCTATTCGAATTACATAcctgtaaataaaaatattaagaataataataataataattaccaGGATGATAATGAGgtgaataagaaaaatataaaaagtggAGACATTCCAAAAGATGATGTTAAGTTAAAAACAAGTCAACATATTCaatataattcaaataattatacaaaGAAGAATTATGTACACAATTAtgaaaacaaatataataatgataaaatttcTGTAAATCCGAATATGAATCAGatggaaaataatatgacacataatgaaataaatgatgaatattttcatgataattattataatgaagaaaataaatatggtaATGATGACCGTCATAAATTAGATTATCCAAACACaaacaataattataataatattaatgatctTGATGACATACACAATATGTATAATGACACAacatcaaataaaaatatgaaggaTTTGAAAAAGAGGAAAGAAAATAGGGAACATAACAAAAATGTAGATGAACGATCTTATAAGAATgctgattataataataattatcttaattataatcataataaagaatataatatgcataataatatgtcaccttataataatgaaaatataaaaacaaaggaGGATTATATAAAGGATAAACAAAAatcaaataattattttgataataaaaatatataccatAATTCACAAGATTattcatatgataataatataagtaatGATATACCATTAAATGATAaggataattttttaaatgatcaATCGAATGaacataaatatgaaaatatagaaaagaatataaaggaaaattcaaatgtaaaagaaaataatgaagaaattataatgaacagaaaattaaataaacaaaatgacGAAAAGGACAATATGGAAAATCACattatagataataataaaataaatcaagatgataataatacatgTAGTGATAAAAATACATCTTCTGAATGGatagaaaatgaagaagatattCCTAACGTTTTTGAAGTTGATGAAAATTTAacagaagaagaaaaaaaagagaaactAAAACTTATCAAATTAATAACCGAAAAATTAGCTAGTCCATTAAAAGCAACtagtgataataaaaatcaaaACGAAAGTGTACAAAACGGAAATGTACAAAACGAAAATGTACAAAACGAAAacgataataaaaaagaagaagaaaattcCCTTTTTGCAGATGATAGACCTATAGCTATAGAAGTTGATGGTCCTTCTCATTTTTATGCAAATAGTAATCGATACACCACATACACAAAATTGAAGCATCGGATATTAACCAAGCTAG gttATAATGTTATCCATATAAGCTATATTGACTGGAGAAAGCTCAGGAACAAAAGTGAAAGGgaagaatttattttaaaaaagttaaaagaaaaaaatgacgAATTTttagatgatgaagataGAACATATTACAATGAAAGAATGAACATGATTAAGGATGATTatgttaaatatatgaatgataaaaaagcaagtacaaattaa